In a genomic window of Ralstonia nicotianae:
- a CDS encoding TlpA family protein disulfide reductase — translation MSRRQTLIALILAGIVAAVLGVYAGHRATQPRPPADGAVAAFFDARLPDANGTPIDLSAFRGQPVVINFWAPWCGPCVEEMPELSALAQEQKARVKFIGIGIDSAANIQAFLGKVSVTYPIAVAGFGGTELGRQLGNQAGGLPFTVILNAQGEITFRKMGRVHADELRAALQRT, via the coding sequence ATGTCCCGACGCCAAACCCTGATCGCCCTCATCCTGGCCGGCATCGTCGCCGCGGTGCTGGGCGTGTACGCCGGCCATCGGGCCACGCAGCCCAGGCCGCCGGCCGACGGTGCCGTCGCCGCGTTCTTCGATGCCCGGCTGCCGGACGCCAACGGCACGCCGATCGACCTCTCGGCATTCCGCGGCCAGCCGGTGGTGATCAATTTCTGGGCGCCCTGGTGCGGCCCTTGCGTGGAGGAGATGCCGGAGCTGTCGGCGCTGGCGCAAGAGCAGAAGGCCCGGGTGAAGTTCATCGGGATCGGAATCGATTCGGCGGCCAACATCCAGGCGTTCCTGGGCAAGGTGTCGGTCACCTACCCCATCGCCGTGGCCGGTTTCGGAGGCACCGAATTGGGGCGGCAGCTCGGCAACCAGGCCGGCGGCCTGCCCTTTACCGTGATCCTGAATGCACAGGGCGAGATCACGTTCCGCAAGATGGGCCGCGTCCATGCCGACGAACTGCGTGCCGCCCTGCAGCGTACGTGA
- the accB gene encoding acetyl-CoA carboxylase biotin carboxyl carrier protein translates to MDLRKLKTLIDLVAESGISELEVTEGEGKVRIVKSAPQVIAQPMQYAPMPAPIAPVTAAAAAPAVTASAEAAAPALPAGHIVTSPMVGTFYRSPSPGAAAFVNVGDTVKEGQTLCIIEAMKLLNEIEADKAGVIKDVLVENGQAVEYGQPLFVIG, encoded by the coding sequence ATGGATTTGCGCAAGCTGAAAACGCTGATCGACCTGGTGGCCGAATCGGGCATCTCGGAGCTCGAAGTCACCGAGGGCGAGGGCAAGGTCCGCATCGTCAAGTCGGCACCGCAGGTGATCGCGCAACCGATGCAGTACGCGCCGATGCCCGCCCCGATCGCTCCGGTGACAGCCGCCGCCGCGGCCCCGGCCGTGACCGCCAGCGCGGAAGCCGCCGCCCCGGCCCTGCCGGCCGGCCACATCGTGACCTCGCCGATGGTCGGCACGTTCTATCGCTCGCCGTCGCCGGGTGCCGCGGCGTTCGTCAACGTGGGCGACACCGTCAAGGAAGGCCAGACGCTGTGCATCATCGAAGCGATGAAGCTGCTGAACGAGATCGAAGCGGACAAGGCCGGCGTGATCAAGGACGTCCTGGTCGAGAACGGCCAGGCCGTCGAATACGGCCAGCCGCTGTTCGTGATCGGCTGA
- the aroQ gene encoding type II 3-dehydroquinate dehydratase — protein sequence MADKPIAKAAHSVLVLHGPNLNLLGTREPEVYGATTLADINAALAERASASGVSLAHFQSNHEGALVDRIQAAKSEGIAFIIINPAAYTHTSVALRDALAGVAIPYIEVHLSNVHRREPFRHHSYLADQAVGVICGLGWHGYLAALDYIVSQHGGG from the coding sequence GTGGCTGACAAACCGATCGCCAAAGCGGCCCACAGCGTGCTGGTCCTGCACGGCCCCAACCTCAATCTGCTGGGAACGCGCGAGCCGGAAGTCTACGGCGCAACCACACTGGCCGACATCAACGCAGCCCTCGCCGAACGCGCGAGCGCGAGCGGCGTGTCGCTGGCGCATTTCCAGTCGAACCACGAGGGCGCGCTGGTCGACCGCATCCAGGCGGCCAAGAGCGAAGGCATCGCGTTCATCATCATCAACCCGGCCGCTTACACGCACACGAGCGTGGCGCTGCGCGATGCGCTCGCCGGGGTGGCGATTCCGTACATCGAGGTCCACCTGTCGAACGTGCATCGCCGTGAGCCGTTCCGCCACCATTCGTACCTGGCGGACCAGGCGGTGGGCGTGATCTGCGGGCTGGGCTGGCACGGCTACCTGGCCGCACTGGATTACATCGTGAGTCAACACGGCGGTGGCTGA